The following coding sequences lie in one Corynebacterium anserum genomic window:
- a CDS encoding alpha/beta hydrolase-fold protein encodes MRIAAILPPRRTTGASAGARSSRRIKPAALALPLAAVLALPLIPAPAAESVLPTAHAQSAVPAGSGTDYLNPSNPPKRTPTEVTGQDLKGLPEGVSVDRVEWITDRWANVFINSAAMPGKPIKVQLLLARDWYSQPNRTFPTVWALDGLRAKEEESGWTIETNIASFYSDKNVNVVLPVGGESSFYTDWQQPDNGKHYKWETFLTKELPAVLREGWRSNDERAITGLSMGGTAAMNLAERFPQMWKFVGSFSGYLDVSSYGMPQAIDYATHDGGGYDAQKMWGPYGSQDWIDHDPKLGVEHLKNMSVYVSAGNGNTGAFDKDGPIPGVPENTVGMGLEMMSRMTTETFVNYAKRAGVNVVSKFRPSGTHSWPYWQFEMTQAWPYIANALSLPAGDRGAKCETKGDIGRRIGEFPQLGACISNEYDGADGGKIQDFRGGRAFWKQSSGAHFLWGRIGALYSSMNGTQSWLGYPLTEEIALKKDNGRFVKFENGHIYWTPQLGAVAVKNDFMKEWGKTGYENGPLGYPVAAERQVAGGAVQQFQNGVIVRKPDGSTQYVQGKIAEKYMELGGPESGLKWPKSDELDTPKNGKRSEFDGGVIYWSAETGAHSILNGAIRDAWAQEGFEVGRFGFPVADFAAIPAGGNEVKFQNGVIREINGHIQKDPQ; translated from the coding sequence ATGCGCATTGCCGCGATCCTCCCCCCACGCCGTACTACCGGTGCGTCTGCCGGTGCGCGATCCAGCCGTCGCATTAAACCAGCAGCGCTGGCACTGCCATTGGCTGCTGTATTGGCACTTCCGCTGATCCCAGCTCCAGCAGCCGAGAGCGTCCTGCCAACGGCCCATGCTCAGTCCGCAGTGCCAGCCGGCTCCGGAACTGATTACTTGAATCCAAGTAATCCTCCAAAACGTACCCCGACTGAGGTGACCGGGCAGGATCTCAAAGGTTTACCGGAAGGGGTATCTGTGGATCGAGTTGAGTGGATTACCGACCGCTGGGCCAATGTTTTTATCAACTCAGCAGCAATGCCGGGCAAGCCCATTAAGGTACAGTTGCTGCTCGCTCGCGACTGGTATTCCCAACCCAACCGTACATTTCCTACCGTGTGGGCTCTTGACGGACTCCGTGCCAAAGAAGAAGAGTCTGGTTGGACAATCGAAACCAACATCGCATCCTTCTACTCGGACAAGAACGTTAACGTCGTGCTGCCAGTAGGCGGAGAATCGTCCTTTTACACAGACTGGCAACAGCCAGATAACGGTAAGCACTACAAGTGGGAAACCTTCCTGACTAAGGAGCTGCCAGCAGTTCTTCGTGAAGGATGGCGCTCTAATGATGAGCGCGCTATCACCGGTCTCTCCATGGGAGGCACCGCCGCTATGAACCTTGCGGAACGCTTCCCACAGATGTGGAAGTTTGTGGGGTCTTTCTCTGGTTACTTGGATGTGTCCTCGTATGGCATGCCACAGGCCATCGACTACGCCACCCATGACGGTGGTGGATACGATGCTCAGAAGATGTGGGGGCCATATGGTTCTCAGGACTGGATCGACCACGATCCAAAACTGGGAGTCGAGCATCTCAAGAATATGAGCGTTTACGTCTCCGCCGGTAACGGTAACACTGGCGCTTTTGACAAAGATGGCCCAATCCCAGGCGTGCCGGAGAATACGGTGGGCATGGGCCTAGAGATGATGTCGCGAATGACGACCGAGACCTTCGTCAATTACGCCAAGCGCGCAGGCGTGAACGTGGTGTCCAAATTCCGTCCATCGGGCACCCACTCCTGGCCTTATTGGCAATTTGAGATGACGCAAGCATGGCCGTATATCGCTAATGCTCTCAGCCTGCCCGCCGGAGACCGTGGTGCGAAGTGTGAAACGAAGGGCGACATTGGGCGGCGTATTGGCGAATTCCCTCAGTTGGGAGCCTGTATTTCGAATGAATATGATGGTGCCGATGGAGGCAAGATCCAGGACTTCCGTGGAGGGCGCGCATTCTGGAAGCAATCCTCTGGTGCTCACTTCCTGTGGGGCCGTATCGGTGCTCTCTACTCCAGTATGAACGGCACCCAGTCCTGGCTCGGATACCCCCTTACTGAAGAAATAGCGCTGAAAAAGGACAATGGTCGCTTCGTAAAGTTTGAAAACGGCCACATTTACTGGACACCACAGCTGGGAGCTGTTGCTGTCAAGAATGACTTCATGAAGGAATGGGGCAAGACTGGCTACGAGAATGGTCCACTGGGCTATCCTGTGGCAGCCGAACGCCAGGTGGCGGGTGGAGCTGTCCAGCAGTTCCAAAATGGTGTGATCGTCCGCAAGCCAGACGGTTCCACGCAGTATGTGCAAGGTAAGATCGCCGAGAAATACATGGAACTCGGCGGACCAGAATCTGGGCTGAAGTGGCCAAAGTCCGATGAACTGGATACCCCGAAGAACGGCAAACGCTCCGAGTTCGATGGAGGAGTGATTTACTGGTCCGCTGAAACCGGCGCACACTCTATTCTGAACGGTGCGATCCGAGACGCATGGGCTCAAGAGGGGTTTGAGGTAGGTCGCTTTGGTTTCCCAGTGGCTGACTTCGCTGCAATCCCCGCCGGCGGTAATGAGGTGAAGTTCCAAAATGGCGTGATCCGTGAGATCAACGGACATATCCAGAAGGATCCGCAGTAG
- a CDS encoding DUF732 domain-containing protein has product MSFNTLRVRTSALSNRHPHRRAARGMVSVIAASSLLGLTACGDDSTVDNSQSAPSVPSVSKPADATESQSSESKKDNTSEDTANHGGSLPQDSGAEEVEDVPGGTSRSEQDNDYLKRLKDGGIDLGTVQGAQQPGGVEDQLIAVAHGYCQTKAAGTPDVFTALAAGQLETQGVIKNRKAEEMQPVIADAATEAYCK; this is encoded by the coding sequence ATGTCATTCAATACTCTGCGAGTACGCACCTCAGCACTCAGCAATCGTCATCCGCATCGGCGGGCGGCGCGCGGAATGGTGTCCGTCATTGCTGCAAGCTCCTTGCTGGGGCTCACCGCGTGTGGCGATGACTCCACCGTGGATAATTCACAGTCAGCTCCTTCTGTTCCGAGCGTGAGTAAACCTGCCGACGCCACTGAGTCTCAATCGTCAGAATCCAAGAAGGACAACACGTCTGAGGACACTGCTAACCACGGGGGTTCGCTGCCTCAGGATTCCGGTGCTGAAGAAGTGGAGGACGTTCCCGGTGGGACAAGCCGTTCAGAGCAGGATAATGACTATCTCAAGCGACTCAAAGATGGCGGTATCGATCTAGGTACGGTGCAGGGAGCACAGCAGCCGGGAGGAGTGGAGGATCAGCTTATCGCAGTAGCCCACGGTTATTGTCAGACCAAAGCAGCTGGCACCCCAGATGTCTTCACAGCTCTGGCCGCCGGCCAGCTGGAGACTCAAGGCGTGATTAAAAACCGCAAGGCTGAAGAAATGCAGCCAGTCATTGCAGACGCCGCGACCGAGGCATACTGTAAATAA
- a CDS encoding cutinase family protein, which translates to MRKILTIIGVVILSLAIVVGVGQWMTSNQGTHGPGGPTPPDKTQAENPPGCSAYELIAIPGTWESRADDDPMNPTANPNSLLLTMTNPLKGEFKEDQLKVWTVPYTAQFRNINALQEMSYDDSRNEGKSRASEELRATHTACPATHFIMLGFSQGAVIAGDLASDIGQGRGSVPAESIAGVTLIADGRQEDGVGKLVGNKANKGVGAEIALNPVSGIIQPIVPGATMRGPRPGGFGELNDRVNNLCAPSDHVCDAPRDLGNAIQRAQDLITNNAVHAQYATNPNVVPGETTPEWVISWVRGLING; encoded by the coding sequence ATGCGCAAAATTCTCACCATCATTGGGGTGGTGATCCTTTCGCTCGCCATCGTCGTTGGTGTGGGGCAATGGATGACCTCAAACCAGGGAACCCACGGTCCCGGCGGCCCGACACCCCCTGACAAGACCCAGGCGGAAAACCCGCCCGGGTGTTCCGCGTACGAACTGATAGCCATCCCCGGTACATGGGAATCTCGAGCAGATGATGACCCAATGAACCCTACCGCCAATCCGAATTCCCTTTTGCTGACCATGACGAATCCCCTCAAGGGAGAGTTCAAGGAAGATCAGCTGAAGGTATGGACGGTTCCTTACACTGCGCAATTTCGCAATATTAATGCGCTGCAGGAGATGAGCTATGACGATTCGCGTAATGAAGGCAAGAGTCGTGCGAGCGAAGAACTCAGAGCCACTCACACAGCCTGTCCAGCTACCCATTTTATCATGCTGGGGTTCAGCCAGGGTGCCGTCATTGCCGGTGATTTAGCCTCGGACATTGGCCAAGGCCGTGGATCGGTACCCGCGGAGTCCATCGCGGGTGTGACTCTTATCGCAGATGGTCGCCAGGAGGATGGCGTCGGGAAACTTGTCGGCAACAAGGCAAACAAGGGGGTTGGCGCAGAGATCGCTCTCAACCCGGTATCCGGTATCATTCAGCCGATCGTGCCCGGCGCGACCATGCGAGGACCACGTCCGGGAGGATTCGGTGAGCTGAACGACCGCGTGAATAATCTATGTGCGCCATCAGATCACGTGTGTGACGCCCCGCGTGATCTAGGCAATGCAATTCAACGCGCTCAAGATCTGATCACCAACAACGCAGTGCATGCGCAGTATGCCACTAATCCGAACGTCGTGCCGGGAGAAACCACGCCCGAGTGGGTCATCAGCTGGGTGCGGGGCCTCATCAACGGCTGA
- a CDS encoding FadD32-like long-chain-fatty-acid--AMP ligase, with the protein MDIQAAMGQFFDEKGNINVPDQLTLSGMCEMLYAMAQMEGTHENPLIRYWDFSDSREGTVHEIDRAAVNTRIKAVCVRLQQVAQPGDRVAILANNSPEYLYSFLGAMYARMVPVPLYDPNEPGHSGHLKAVLGSSEPTVVLTNKRSAAAVRTYFSDTPAGKRPRVLTVDALPDSLAQEWVNPMVAIMQDPSLAPQSTDEAFLQYTSGSTRTPAGVILTHKSIVTNVLQIFAAAKLQSPMRLVTWLPLHHDMGIILAAFVILLGVPFDLMSPRDFIQDPARWARQLSKRSDDENVYTVVPNFAMELANRYANPENVESLKDLDLSRVDGVINGSEPVTKASVERFLEIFGNYGLKREAMRPSYGLAEATLLVTTPQTSDRPKTVYLDREKLATGTAVELADGDDKAMPLMSVGQVCSPQVLVIVDPDTGRELEDGKVGEIWVNGENMAAGYLGREDETTETFRNALPQSHRTENSRAGNAPEDNWMRTGDLAVIVDDNVYITGRLKDLIIVAGRNHYPQDIEVTADEATSQVAPGVVAAFSTAGADIEGLVIVAERDPDAEESGDAGAIDAIRAAVTKIHGVQPEDIRIVNPGGIPRSSANKIARRVAAKAYTDGAFN; encoded by the coding sequence ATGGATATTCAAGCAGCAATGGGACAGTTCTTCGATGAGAAGGGCAACATTAATGTCCCGGATCAGCTGACCCTGTCCGGGATGTGCGAGATGCTCTATGCCATGGCGCAGATGGAGGGGACTCACGAGAATCCGCTCATTCGTTACTGGGACTTCTCTGACTCCCGCGAAGGCACGGTCCACGAGATCGACCGAGCAGCTGTCAATACCCGCATCAAAGCTGTGTGCGTGCGTTTGCAACAAGTTGCACAACCAGGCGATCGAGTAGCAATCCTGGCAAATAACTCTCCGGAATACCTGTACTCCTTCTTGGGAGCAATGTACGCCAGGATGGTTCCGGTGCCCCTTTATGATCCGAATGAGCCAGGCCATTCCGGTCACCTCAAAGCAGTACTGGGTTCGTCTGAGCCAACCGTTGTGTTGACCAACAAGCGATCAGCCGCGGCCGTGCGCACATACTTCTCAGACACCCCAGCTGGGAAACGTCCACGAGTGCTCACTGTCGACGCGCTACCTGATTCCCTGGCGCAAGAGTGGGTCAACCCGATGGTCGCGATCATGCAAGATCCATCGTTGGCCCCCCAATCCACCGACGAAGCCTTCCTGCAATACACGTCTGGATCTACCCGCACTCCTGCTGGTGTGATCCTCACTCACAAGTCCATCGTGACAAATGTGTTGCAGATTTTTGCGGCAGCTAAGTTGCAGTCTCCGATGCGGTTGGTGACTTGGTTGCCACTCCATCATGACATGGGAATCATCCTGGCTGCCTTCGTGATACTGCTAGGCGTGCCTTTCGATCTGATGAGCCCCCGCGACTTTATCCAAGACCCCGCGCGCTGGGCGCGACAGCTGTCCAAACGCAGCGACGATGAGAACGTATATACCGTCGTGCCGAATTTCGCGATGGAATTAGCTAATCGTTACGCTAACCCGGAGAATGTGGAGTCCTTGAAAGACCTTGATCTCTCCCGTGTCGATGGTGTGATTAACGGCTCCGAGCCGGTGACGAAGGCCTCTGTTGAAAGGTTCTTGGAGATCTTTGGAAACTATGGCTTAAAACGCGAGGCCATGCGCCCGTCTTATGGTCTGGCTGAGGCCACGCTGCTGGTTACTACTCCGCAGACCTCAGATCGTCCAAAGACTGTCTATCTGGACCGCGAGAAACTCGCCACCGGCACCGCTGTAGAGCTTGCCGACGGGGACGATAAGGCCATGCCACTGATGTCTGTCGGGCAGGTCTGTTCCCCTCAAGTATTGGTTATCGTTGACCCAGATACGGGGAGAGAACTCGAGGACGGGAAGGTGGGTGAGATATGGGTCAATGGAGAGAATATGGCCGCCGGCTACCTGGGGCGCGAGGACGAAACCACCGAGACGTTCCGTAATGCATTGCCGCAATCGCATCGCACAGAAAATAGCCGCGCGGGCAATGCTCCAGAGGATAACTGGATGCGCACCGGTGATCTGGCTGTGATTGTGGATGACAACGTCTACATCACTGGGCGTCTCAAGGATCTGATCATTGTGGCTGGTCGCAACCACTATCCACAGGACATCGAGGTGACCGCTGACGAAGCGACATCTCAGGTTGCTCCGGGAGTAGTGGCTGCGTTTTCTACGGCGGGCGCAGACATTGAAGGCTTGGTCATCGTTGCTGAACGCGACCCCGATGCAGAGGAATCTGGTGATGCTGGCGCCATTGATGCGATTCGCGCAGCAGTGACAAAGATCCATGGCGTCCAACCGGAAGATATTCGCATCGTCAACCCTGGTGGTATTCCACGTTCCTCGGCGAACAAGATCGCTCGCCGTGTGGCTGCTAAGGCATACACTGACGGCGCATTTAACTAG